In the Alphaproteobacteria bacterium genome, CTGCTGCAACGCATCCATCCTGCGGCGTCGCGTATTGCCAAGCTGGCGAAAGAAACACCGGCACTGCTCATCGTGTTCGATTTGCTGGAAGACGAGCGCGGCAATACGCTGCTCGACCTGCCGCTCGCGCAGCGGCGGCCCAAACTAGCGGCTTTTGCGAAAAAGAATTTTCGCGACGGTCTGCGACTCTCTCCCGCCACGACGAAGCTCGCGGATGCAAAGGGTTGGTTGAGACAAGTCGGCGCCACCCTCGACGGCATCATCGCCAAGCGCCGCGACGCGCCCTACGCCGCCGGCACGCGCGACGCGATGCTGAAGGTGAAAAACTATCGCAGCGCAGACTGCGTCGTTGGCGGGTTTCGCTATGGGACCAACGGCAAGCTCGTGGGTTCGCTGCTGCTCGGGCTCTACGACGAGGCAAACCTGCTGCATCACGTCGGCTTCACGTCCTCGATCGCGCGCGCCGAGAAAACGGCGCTGACCGCTCGACTCGAGAAGCTGAAAGGTGATCAGGGATTCACCGGCAATGCGCCGGGCGGGCCGAGCCGCTGGTCGACCGAACGTTCGGCCGAATGGGTGCCGCTGAAGCCCAAGCTCGTTGTCGAGGTCTGCTACGACCATTTCTCCGGCGAGCGCTTCCGCCACGGCACGCGCCTCTTGCGCTGGCGTCCCGACAAGGCGCCGCAGCAGTGCACGATGGAGCAGGTGAAGCAGAAGACGGCGGATTTGATGAGGCTGTTGAAATGACGCCGTGGAGCGGCGTCATCATCCGCGCAGGCGGATGATCCAGTAATCACCGGCGCCGATTGTGCTTACTGGGTCCCCGCCTTCGCGGGGACGACGACCCGGCTACACCAGCTCCGTTCCGTTCGCCGCCAGCACTTCGCCCGCCAGATAGAGCGAGCCGGTGATCAGGATGCGCGGCGGCGGGTCGAAGCCGAGCGCGCCGATCTTCGCCAGCGCATCCTCGATACTTTCCGCGGCGTCGGCCGGCATGCCGGCTGCGCGCGCGGAGGCAGCAATGTCCTCGGCCGGCACGCCCTTCTCCTGGTGAATCGGGACGCCGAACACGCGCCGCACCAGGCCGGTGAAGTTGCGCAGGAAAGCCGAGCGATCCTTGGTGCTCAGCATTCCGACCACCAGCAGCAGCGGGCGCGACACGCGCTCCTCGAGATCGCCGAGCGCCGCCGCGATCGCACGGCCGCCATCCGCGTTGTGCCCACCGTCGAGCCAAAGCTCGGCGCCCGCGGGCGCAAGCGACACGAGTTTGCCCGTGATCAACCGCTGGAGCCGCGCCGGCCATTCGGCGCGCTGCAGGCCCTGCTCGATCGCCTGCGCGGGAAGCCGCACGCCGGCCGCGCGCAACGCCGCGATCGCGGTCCCGGCATTGTCGAACTGGTGGCGGCCGAACAGTTTCGGCGGCGGCAGATCGAGCAGGCCTTTCTCGTCCTGATAGACGAGCCGCCCGTGCTCCACGCCCGCATTCCACTGCTGCCCCGCCGCGTGCAGCGGCGCACGCGCCCGCTCGGCGTGGCGCTCCAGCACCGCCGCGGCGAGATCGGTCTGCGCTGCGATGACGGCCGGCACCCCGGCGCGGAAGATGCCCGCCTTCTCGGCCGCGATTTTCTCGATCGTATCGCCAAGAAACTCGACATGATCCATCGAGACCGGCGTGACCACGCTCGCGAGCGGCCGCTCGATCACATTGGTGGCGTCCAGCCGGCCGCCCAACCCCACCTCGAGCAGCAGGTAGTCGGCCGGGTGCTGCGCGAACAGAACGAACGCCGCCGCGGTCTCGATCTCGAACAGCGTGATCGGCGACTCGCCGTTGGCCCGCTCGCATTCGGCCAGCGCCTGTGCCAGCTCGGCATCCGACACGAGCATGCCGCCGCCGCGCGAACCAAGTCGGAAGCGCTCGTTGACGCGCACCAGGTTGGGTGAGGTGTAGACGTGGACGCTTTTTCCCGCGGCCTCGAGCATGGCGCGCAGGAACGCAATGGTCGAACCCTTGCCGTTGGTGCCCGCCACATGGATGACCGGCGGCACGCGCTTTTCCGGCGAACCGAGGCGCTCCAGCACGCGGCGCATGCGGTCGAGCGACAGATCGATGCGCTTGGGGTGCAGCGCGAGCAGCCGCGCCAGAATCGAATCGACGGGAGTCATGGCAGGTGGCGTTATTCCGCCGCGGCGGCGGTCGGCGGCAAGGCTTCGATCGGCGCGGCCTTCGGTGCTTCGCGGGCCGCCGCCTTGGTGAGCACGCGGCAGAGCCGCGCCAGCGTCGGTTTCAGCTCATGGCGATGCACCACGAGATCGACCATGCCGTGCTCTTTCAGGTACTCGCCGCGCTGGAAACCCTCGGGCAGCTTCTCGCGGATCGTCTGCTCGATCACACGCGGGCCCGCAAAGCCGATCAGCGCGCCCGGTTCGGCGAGATGCACATCGCCGAGCATCGCGTATGAGGCGGTGACCCCGCCCGTGGTCGGATTGGTCAGCACCACGATGTAGGGCTTCTTCGCCTCGCGCAGCATCTCAACCGCGACCGTCGTGCGCGGAAGCTGCATCAGCGCCAAGATGCCTTCCTGCATGCGCGCACCGCCGGAGGCCGCGAACATGATGAAGGGCGTGCCCTTCTGCGCCGCCGTCTCCAGCCCCTTGACCACTGCCTCGCCCGCCGCCATGCCGAGCGAGCCGCCCATGAAATCGAAATCCTGCACGCCGATGACGACCGGCAGGCCATCGAGCTTGCCGAAACCGAGCTTGATGGCATCGTTCATGCCGGTCTTGGCGCGGGCATCCTTCAGCCGGTCCGAATAGCGGCGCTCGTCGCGGAATTTGAGCGGGTCGAGCGCAACGTCAGGCACGCCGATATCGAACCAGATCTCGCCGTCGAACATCGACTTCAGGCGAGCGGTGGCGCCCATGCGCATGTGATAGTTCGAAGCCGGGATGACGAACTGGTTCGCCTCGACGTCCTTGTAGAAGACAAGCTGCCCGGTATCCGGGCACTTGATCCACATGTTCTCCGGCACCTCGCGCTTGAGCAGCGAGCGAATCTTCGGCCGGACCACGCTGGTGAGCCAGTTCATGGCACTGATGTAATCCCGAACGGCGGGCAAATCTAGGCGCGGGTGGCGTTGATTCCACCGTTGAATCAGCGCCCCACCTGATGCCGGAGCCCAACCTCCCGCCCCTCGCGCGCGGATTGCAGCATCGCGAGGCACACTTCCAGTGTCGCCATCGCCCACGCGCCATCATGGAGCGGCGGTTTGCCGTCGACCACCGCGGCGTAAAGCTCGTCGATCACCTCGGTGCGCGGGATGTTTGGCGGCGGCAACGGGTCGAGCCGTGCCGTACCGTTCTGGTAGATCATCACGCCATCCGGCATCGGCCGCAGGTCGGCACGGTCGCAGCTCACGATGATCGTTCCGAAGTGCTGATGCGTGACCGGCTGCTCGACCGACTCGCTCCAGTTTGCGCCGCCATAGTTGCGCGCGTTCTTCAGTGCGACCTCTTCGGCGGAGGCCGCGAGACCCTGCGGCTTCCGCGCATAGGGCTCTTTCCGCTGGCCGATCTCGCCGATCCAGCCCATCAGCTCGTCGGAATCGAAGTGCCCATAGCCACCGTAGGTGAGCGACGCGAACGCACCGTCCTCGAATGTCAGCAGCGCCGAGTAGGAGCCTTCGGTCGGGCGCGTGGCATCCCATGCACCAGTGGCGGCGCGCACGCTCTTCACGCACCCGCCGCCGATGAGCCGCACGATGTCCACCTGATGCGCCGCCTGGTTGAACACAGCGCCGCCCCCCTGCGCGGTGTCGAGCTCCTCCGGGCGGCGCGGGCGGTAGAGAAAATCCGTGTAATTGAGCGCAGTAATCATGCGCACCGCGCCGTATGCACCGCTCACGATCAGCTCGTACGTGCGCAGGATCGGCGCATCGAACGAATGGCTGTGACCGACGATCAGATGCACGCCCGCGCTGCGCGTCGCGGCGATCATGCCGGCGCAGTCGTCGAGCGTTAGCGCCATCGGCTTTTCCACCAGCCCATGCTTGCCGTTGCGAGCTGCGAGGATCGCATGCCGCGCGTGCAGCTGATGCGGTGTCGCAACGTACACGATCTCGATATCGGGATCGGCGCACAGTTCCTCGACGGTGTCGTAGGCTTTCCCGCCAAAGTCCTTGGCAAAGCGGCGCCGAGCTTCGGCCCGGGGATCGGCCGCGGCGACCAGCGCGACGCGGGGATCGCGAAAGGTTGGCACCATGATCGAGAATGCGCGTCCCAGACCCGCAGCGCCGATGCGCAACCTCCGGTCCCCTTCGTTCAACGCGCCCTCCAACTCGACGGCCCCGCCGCTTGTCATTAGACTGATTTCAATAGCAGAAGAATGCGTCGCGCGAGGAACCATGACGCCTGAAGAAAACGATCTGTTGTGCCGCGTCGAATGCGATGCGCCGATGGGGCAGATCATGCGCCGCCACTGGATCGCGGTCTGCCTCTCCGAGGAGGTCGTGGAGCCCGACGGCAAGCCGCTGCGCGTGAAACTGCTCGGCGAGAGCCTGGTGGTGTTCCGCGACTCCAAGGGCCGGCTTGGCGTGCTCGATGAATTCTGCGCGCATCGCCGCGCCTCGCTCGTCTATGCGCGCAACGAGGAGTGCGGGCTGCGCTGCCTCTATCACGGCTGGAAGTTCGATTACGAAGGCAACGTGATCGAGATGGCGTCAGAGCCCGCGGACAGCAGCATCCCGCAGCGCTTGAAGCAGAAGGCCTATCCCGCGCGCGAGGCCGGTGGCTTCGTGTGGTGCTACATGGGTCCGGCGGACGAGATGCCGGCGTTCGAGCCGCCTGCCTTCGCGCCCACGCCCGACGCGCGCGTCTCCGCCACCAAGGTGCGGGTGCGCTGCAACTGGGCGCAGATCCTGGAAGGGCAGATCGACTCCGCGCATTCGTCGAGTTTGCATTCCTCCGACATGGTGCCGGCGCAGGTCGAGAGCGCGAAAGCGACGGAAGCGAACTGGCTGCGCCCCTCGACCGACAAGGCGCCGCGCTTCCAGATCGAGCGCACCTCTTATGGCTTCCGCTACGCGGCGATCCGCCGTCCGATCCAGAACGAGGCGACGCACGACTACATCCGCACCACCGTCTACATCGCGCCGTTCACCGCGCTGATCCCACCCAACAACGTGCACAACGTAGCGACGCTGCTCACGCCGGAGGACGACACCACCACGATCTTTTACTTCATCGCCTGGAATAGCGCAGACAAGCCGGGCGTCGATGCGGATACCTGGCGCAGGTTCAACGTGCTGGAATGGGGTGTCGACGTCGATGCGAACTTCAACGGCATCCGCACCCGCGAGAACGACTACTGCCAAGACCGCGCCGCGATGGCGGCCGGCAACTTCACCGGCATTGCGGGCATTCCCAACCAGGACATCGCGATGTGGGAGGGCATGGGGCCGATCGGCGATCGCACCGCCGAGCGGCTCGGCGCGAGCGATGTGGCCGTCGCGGCGTTCCGCCGGCTGATGGTCGAGGCGGCGCGTGACGTTCAGAACGGCAAGCCCGCGATCGGCACCACGAGCCCGCGCTTGCCTCATGCGACGATAAGTTCCTACGAAGGTGTAGTTCCCAAAACCGTCAACTGGCGTACGCTTGGCGGTGGGAGCGAGGCGCCGCGCGAACGCGTGGCCTGAAACGAGAAAATACCTGGGAGGAGTTCAATGAAGGCAGCTTTTGCCGCCGCGCTGGCGGCGGCTTCGCTTTTCGCCAACGCCGCGTCGGCCGAGGATACCGTCAAGCTCGCGGTCGGTCAGCGCGGCAACTGGGACACCTCGGTCTCGGAAATCGGCCAGCGCGCCGGCATCTTCAAGAAGCACGGCCTCGTGCTCGACATTGTCTACACGCAGGGTGCCGGCGAGACGCAGCAGGCGGTGATTTCCGGCAGCGTCGATCTCGGCATTGCGGCAGGCGTGATGGGCGTGCTCGGCGCATTCTCAAAGGGCGCGCCCGTGCGCATCATCTCGGCCGAGACGACCGGCGCCGCGGATCTCTACTGGTACGTAAAGGCGGATTCGCCGATCAAGTCGCTGAAGGACACCGACGGCAAGACGCTCGCCTATTCGACCAACGGCTCCTCGACGCACGGCATCGTGACGGCGTTCATGAAGCAGTACGAGTTGAAGGCAAAGCCGACCGCAATGGGCGGACCGGCCGCGAACCTCACCGCCGTGATGTCGGGCCAGGTCGATGTCGGCTGGGCGGCGCCGCCGTTCGGGCTTGATCAACTCGACAAGGGTGACATCCGGCGCATCGCGGGTGGCAACGATGCGGATGTGTTCAAGGGGCAAACCGTGCGGCTCAATATTGCCAACGCGGCCTTTCTGTCCGCCAAGAAGGACGTGGTGACCCGCTACATGAAGGCGTATCGCGAGACCGTCGACGCCATGTACAAGGACCCGGCGGCGTTGAAGATCTATGCGGACTGGCTGCAGATCACCGAGGCGAAGGCGAAGCGCACGCGCGACGACTTCTTCCCGCCGCCCGCTATCGAGCCGGACAAGATCGTGGGCCTCGACACGATCGTGAAGGATGCGGTGGAGCTGAAATTCACGGCGGCGGCGCTGACGAAAGAACAACTCGCGGAGCTAATTCAGATTCCGCCGCGGTGAGCTACCGGCTCCAGCGTCCCCTCCCCCTGAAAGGGGGAGGGTCAGGGAGGGGGTCTGCACGGGCGCGAAGGCTGACCCCCACCCGGCGAGCTTCGCTCGCCGACCCCCACCCTTGCAGGGGGAAGTGGAACGCGGGCTACTTTCTCACGCTTCGCACACCCTTCGCGAGTTCCACCACCACATCGGTCACCGCCTTCACGGTCGCGTCCACCGACCCGCCGGGCTCGTCCACGCTCTGGCGCACCGCTTCGACCAACACCGAGCCGACCACCACGCCGTCGGCCCCCTCGGCAATCGCGCGCGCATGCTCGGCGGTCTTCACGCCGAAGCCGACCGCGACCGGCAGATCCGTGTGGCGCTTGATGCGCGCGACCGCTTCCTTGACCTTCGCCGGGTCGGGCGTTGCCGCCCCGGTGATGCCGGTGATCGACACGTAATAGACGAAGCCCGACGTGTTCCGCAGGATCACCGGCAGGCGCTTGTCGTCCGACGTGGGTGTCGCGAGGCGAATGAAATTGAAGCCGGCGTTGAGCGCCGGCAGGCAGAACTCGTCGTCCTCCTCGGCCGGCAGGTCGACCACGATAAAACCGTCGACGCCAGCGGCTCTGGCATCGGCAAGAAATTTCTCGACGCCGTAGATGTAGATCGGATTGTAGTAGCCCATCAGCACGATCGGCGTTGCGTCGTCGCCTTTGCGGAAGTCCCGCACGAGTGCCAGCGTCTTGCGCATGGTCTGGCCCGCGTTGAGCGCACGCAGGCCCGCGGCCTGCACGGCCGGGCCGTCGGCCATCGGGTCGGTGAATGGCATGCCGAGTTCGATGACATCGGCGCCCGCCGCGGGCAGCGCCTTCGCGATCGCCAGCGACGTCTCGGCGTCGGGATCGCCCGCGGTGATGAAGGTCACCAGCCCGGCACGGCCTTCCGCCTTCAGCGCGGTGAAGCGTTTTTCGATACGCGTGCTCATGCGGATTTCTCGTTCGCGGCTTCAGCCTTGCGCTTCTCCGCGCGTAGCGAAGCCATGCGCACGTTGGCGGTGCCGAGCATCAGGCAGATGCTCATGCCGACAAAGTAGACCCATTCCTTCTTCTGGATCGGCAGGCCTTCGGCAAACAGCCGCGCCTTGAAGAACCACACGATGTAGAGCGCCGCGATGATGATCAGCAGCCAACCGGTGCGCGCCTGCCGGTCGTCGAGAATGCCTTTCAAAACTTGCCCCCGAGGTGGCGCGCGACGCTATCGAGGTCCTTGTCGCCGCGGCCCGAGAGATTGACCACGATCAGGTGGTCCGTGGGCTTCTTCGCCGCGATGTCGGGCAGGCGCGCGAGCGCATGCGCGGATTCGAGCGCCGGAATGATGCCTTCGAGGCGTGAGCAGAGCTTGAAGGCTTCCAGCGCCTCGTCGTCGGTCGCACTGAGGAAATTCACGCGCCCCATGTCGGCGAGCCAGGCATGCTCGGGGCCGATGCCCGGGTAATCGAGCCCGGCCGAGATCGAGTGCGCCTCCTGGATCTGCCCGTCCTCGTTCATCAAGAGATAGGTGCGGTTGCCGTGCAGCACGCCGGGGCGGCCGCCCGCCACGGAAGCCGCGTGCAGGTTGTCGAGGCCGTGGCCCGCCGCCTCCACGCCGTAAATTTCAACGCCGCGGTCATCGAGGAACGGATGGAAAAGCCCCATCGCGTTCGAGCCGCCGCCGATGCAGGCGATGAGCGAGTCCGGCAGGCGGCCCTCGGCCTCCTGGATCTGCGCGCGCACCTCGTTGCCGATCACACACTGGAAGTCGCGCACCATTGCGGGATAGGGATGCGGGCCCGCCACCGTGCCGATGCAGTAAAACGTGTTGTGCACGTTGGTGACCCAGTCGCGCAGCGCCTCGTTCATCGCATCTTTCAACGTGCGCGCGCCCGACTGCACCGGGCGCACCTCGGCGCCGAGCGCCTTCATGCGCATCACGTTCGGCTGCTGGCGGTCGATGTCGACCGCGCCCATGTGCACGCAGCATTCGAGCCCGAACTTTGCGCACATCGTCGCGGTCGCGACGCCATGCATGCCGGCGCCGGTCTCGGCGATGACGCGGGGTTTGCCCATGCGCTTTGCCAGCAGGATCTGGCCAAGCACGTTGTTCACCTTGTGCGCGCCGGTGTGGTTCAGATCTTCGCGCTTGAAGTAGATCTTCGCGCCGCCAAAGTGCTCGGTCAGCCGTTCGGCGAAATAGAGCGGCGACGGGCGGCCGACGTAGTGCTTGAGGTAGCCGTCCATCTGCGCGCGGAACCCCGGATCGTTCTTCGCCGCCGTGTAGGCGCGCTCCAGGTCGAGGATCAGCGGCATCAGCGTCTCGGCGACGAAACGGCCGCCGTAGAGGCCGAAGTGGCCGCGCTCGTCCGGCCCGGTGCGGAAGGAATTGACCTGCTGCGGAACGTTCATGCCGGCACTTTAGCGGAGCGCGCGGCGCGAATGAAGGCGCGGATTTTCTCCGGATCCTTGACGCCGGGGGCGCTTTCGACGCCGGAGGAGACATCGACGCCGGGAGCACGGGTGATGCGCAGCGCTTGCGCGACATTCTCGGCATGCAGCCCGCCCGAGAGCACGAACAGAATTGACAGGCTGAGGTTCTCGAGCAGATGCCAGTCGAACGGTCTGCCAAGCCCGCCCGGCCGCGTCGCATCGCGCGGGGGCCGCGCATCGAACAGCAGGCGCTGCGCGACCTTCGCGTAGCGCGGGATCGCGAAGAGGTCGGCCTCATTCTCGATCGGCAGCGCCTTCGTCACCGGCAGGCCGAAGCGCTGCTGGACCGCGGACACGCGTGCGGGTGTCTCCGTCCCGTGCAGTTGCAGCACATCGGGATGCAGCGCCTCGATGATATTGGTGAGCATCGCATCGTCGGCGTCGACGGTGTTCGCGACCTTTTCGGCGCGGCCCTTCACGCGCCTCGCAAGCTCGCGCGCCGCCTGGAATGAGATGTTGCGCGGGCTCGGTGGGA is a window encoding:
- a CDS encoding ATP-dependent DNA ligase, whose translation is MRLKPPIPPMEATSVDAIPAGPEWQYEPKWDGFRCLVFRHGDKIELQSKAGKPLTRYFPDVVESARALPAKQFVLDGEIAVPRGRAFSFDDLLQRIHPAASRIAKLAKETPALLIVFDLLEDERGNTLLDLPLAQRRPKLAAFAKKNFRDGLRLSPATTKLADAKGWLRQVGATLDGIIAKRRDAPYAAGTRDAMLKVKNYRSADCVVGGFRYGTNGKLVGSLLLGLYDEANLLHHVGFTSSIARAEKTALTARLEKLKGDQGFTGNAPGGPSRWSTERSAEWVPLKPKLVVEVCYDHFSGERFRHGTRLLRWRPDKAPQQCTMEQVKQKTADLMRLLK
- a CDS encoding folylpolyglutamate synthase/dihydrofolate synthase family protein — its product is MTPVDSILARLLALHPKRIDLSLDRMRRVLERLGSPEKRVPPVIHVAGTNGKGSTIAFLRAMLEAAGKSVHVYTSPNLVRVNERFRLGSRGGGMLVSDAELAQALAECERANGESPITLFEIETAAAFVLFAQHPADYLLLEVGLGGRLDATNVIERPLASVVTPVSMDHVEFLGDTIEKIAAEKAGIFRAGVPAVIAAQTDLAAAVLERHAERARAPLHAAGQQWNAGVEHGRLVYQDEKGLLDLPPPKLFGRHQFDNAGTAIAALRAAGVRLPAQAIEQGLQRAEWPARLQRLITGKLVSLAPAGAELWLDGGHNADGGRAIAAALGDLEERVSRPLLLVVGMLSTKDRSAFLRNFTGLVRRVFGVPIHQEKGVPAEDIAASARAAGMPADAAESIEDALAKIGALGFDPPPRILITGSLYLAGEVLAANGTELV
- the accD gene encoding acetyl-CoA carboxylase, carboxyltransferase subunit beta, which translates into the protein MNWLTSVVRPKIRSLLKREVPENMWIKCPDTGQLVFYKDVEANQFVIPASNYHMRMGATARLKSMFDGEIWFDIGVPDVALDPLKFRDERRYSDRLKDARAKTGMNDAIKLGFGKLDGLPVVIGVQDFDFMGGSLGMAAGEAVVKGLETAAQKGTPFIMFAASGGARMQEGILALMQLPRTTVAVEMLREAKKPYIVVLTNPTTGGVTASYAMLGDVHLAEPGALIGFAGPRVIEQTIREKLPEGFQRGEYLKEHGMVDLVVHRHELKPTLARLCRVLTKAAAREAPKAAPIEALPPTAAAAE
- a CDS encoding Gfo/Idh/MocA family oxidoreductase; translation: MTSGGAVELEGALNEGDRRLRIGAAGLGRAFSIMVPTFRDPRVALVAAADPRAEARRRFAKDFGGKAYDTVEELCADPDIEIVYVATPHQLHARHAILAARNGKHGLVEKPMALTLDDCAGMIAATRSAGVHLIVGHSHSFDAPILRTYELIVSGAYGAVRMITALNYTDFLYRPRRPEELDTAQGGGAVFNQAAHQVDIVRLIGGGCVKSVRAATGAWDATRPTEGSYSALLTFEDGAFASLTYGGYGHFDSDELMGWIGEIGQRKEPYARKPQGLAASAEEVALKNARNYGGANWSESVEQPVTHQHFGTIIVSCDRADLRPMPDGVMIYQNGTARLDPLPPPNIPRTEVIDELYAAVVDGKPPLHDGAWAMATLEVCLAMLQSAREGREVGLRHQVGR
- a CDS encoding Rieske 2Fe-2S domain-containing protein codes for the protein MTPEENDLLCRVECDAPMGQIMRRHWIAVCLSEEVVEPDGKPLRVKLLGESLVVFRDSKGRLGVLDEFCAHRRASLVYARNEECGLRCLYHGWKFDYEGNVIEMASEPADSSIPQRLKQKAYPAREAGGFVWCYMGPADEMPAFEPPAFAPTPDARVSATKVRVRCNWAQILEGQIDSAHSSSLHSSDMVPAQVESAKATEANWLRPSTDKAPRFQIERTSYGFRYAAIRRPIQNEATHDYIRTTVYIAPFTALIPPNNVHNVATLLTPEDDTTTIFYFIAWNSADKPGVDADTWRRFNVLEWGVDVDANFNGIRTRENDYCQDRAAMAAGNFTGIAGIPNQDIAMWEGMGPIGDRTAERLGASDVAVAAFRRLMVEAARDVQNGKPAIGTTSPRLPHATISSYEGVVPKTVNWRTLGGGSEAPRERVA
- a CDS encoding ABC transporter substrate-binding protein, with translation MKAAFAAALAAASLFANAASAEDTVKLAVGQRGNWDTSVSEIGQRAGIFKKHGLVLDIVYTQGAGETQQAVISGSVDLGIAAGVMGVLGAFSKGAPVRIISAETTGAADLYWYVKADSPIKSLKDTDGKTLAYSTNGSSTHGIVTAFMKQYELKAKPTAMGGPAANLTAVMSGQVDVGWAAPPFGLDQLDKGDIRRIAGGNDADVFKGQTVRLNIANAAFLSAKKDVVTRYMKAYRETVDAMYKDPAALKIYADWLQITEAKAKRTRDDFFPPPAIEPDKIVGLDTIVKDAVELKFTAAALTKEQLAELIQIPPR
- the trpA gene encoding tryptophan synthase subunit alpha; the encoded protein is MSTRIEKRFTALKAEGRAGLVTFITAGDPDAETSLAIAKALPAAGADVIELGMPFTDPMADGPAVQAAGLRALNAGQTMRKTLALVRDFRKGDDATPIVLMGYYNPIYIYGVEKFLADARAAGVDGFIVVDLPAEEDDEFCLPALNAGFNFIRLATPTSDDKRLPVILRNTSGFVYYVSITGITGAATPDPAKVKEAVARIKRHTDLPVAVGFGVKTAEHARAIAEGADGVVVGSVLVEAVRQSVDEPGGSVDATVKAVTDVVVELAKGVRSVRK
- the trpB gene encoding tryptophan synthase subunit beta, with protein sequence MNVPQQVNSFRTGPDERGHFGLYGGRFVAETLMPLILDLERAYTAAKNDPGFRAQMDGYLKHYVGRPSPLYFAERLTEHFGGAKIYFKREDLNHTGAHKVNNVLGQILLAKRMGKPRVIAETGAGMHGVATATMCAKFGLECCVHMGAVDIDRQQPNVMRMKALGAEVRPVQSGARTLKDAMNEALRDWVTNVHNTFYCIGTVAGPHPYPAMVRDFQCVIGNEVRAQIQEAEGRLPDSLIACIGGGSNAMGLFHPFLDDRGVEIYGVEAAGHGLDNLHAASVAGGRPGVLHGNRTYLLMNEDGQIQEAHSISAGLDYPGIGPEHAWLADMGRVNFLSATDDEALEAFKLCSRLEGIIPALESAHALARLPDIAAKKPTDHLIVVNLSGRGDKDLDSVARHLGGKF
- a CDS encoding phosphoribosylanthranilate isomerase — translated: MTTLVKICGLSTPDTLDVALEAGADMVGFVFFPPSPRNISFQAARELARRVKGRAEKVANTVDADDAMLTNIIEALHPDVLQLHGTETPARVSAVQQRFGLPVTKALPIENEADLFAIPRYAKVAQRLLFDARPPRDATRPGGLGRPFDWHLLENLSLSILFVLSGGLHAENVAQALRITRAPGVDVSSGVESAPGVKDPEKIRAFIRAARSAKVPA